Proteins from one Candidatus Eisenbacteria bacterium genomic window:
- a CDS encoding MFS transporter, whose product MPRTFWILCGGMLVNRAGSFVLIFLSVYLTQSRGFSITTAGMIVALYGAGGMLASLAGGFFADHIGRRATMLGALTLGGLGIIGLGFARDLRVIAPMVFAVAFFGEAYRPAMQAAVSDLVPAENRVRAFGILYWAINVGFSIGAILGGALAQSSFLWLFIGDGVTTLLFAFLIARAVPETRPTPASHAAGSARRGVLHDLLAPYLDGPFGAFVLLAVLTMLVFLQHVSTLPIDMSAHGVQRTSLGAVLAINGIVIVLLQPFLAPYLQRWNRSYVLAVGASLIGLGFGLYALARTPVGYGVGVLIWTLGEICVLPISNAVVGDIAPSHMRGRYQGAYGLSFGFSGLCAPLVGTFVLQHFGGHTLWWSCLAVGVIAAVGHLLLAPALTRLREERIAQRATSG is encoded by the coding sequence TTGCCCCGCACGTTCTGGATCCTGTGCGGTGGCATGCTCGTCAACCGCGCAGGCAGCTTCGTCCTCATCTTCCTCTCGGTCTACCTCACGCAGTCGCGCGGCTTCTCGATCACGACCGCGGGAATGATCGTCGCTCTCTACGGAGCGGGAGGGATGCTCGCGAGCCTCGCGGGCGGATTCTTCGCGGATCACATCGGACGTCGCGCCACCATGCTCGGCGCGTTGACGCTCGGCGGGCTCGGAATCATCGGCCTCGGCTTCGCCCGGGACCTCCGTGTGATCGCTCCGATGGTGTTCGCGGTGGCGTTCTTCGGCGAAGCCTACCGCCCGGCCATGCAGGCCGCGGTCTCCGACCTCGTCCCGGCCGAGAATCGAGTGCGCGCGTTCGGCATCCTCTACTGGGCGATCAACGTGGGGTTCTCGATCGGGGCCATCCTGGGCGGTGCGCTCGCCCAGTCCTCGTTCTTGTGGCTGTTCATCGGCGACGGCGTAACAACCCTGCTGTTCGCGTTTCTCATCGCTCGCGCCGTGCCCGAGACGCGTCCCACGCCGGCCTCGCACGCGGCCGGCTCCGCTCGACGCGGCGTGCTCCACGACTTGCTCGCGCCTTACCTCGATGGGCCGTTCGGTGCCTTCGTACTGCTCGCGGTGCTGACCATGCTCGTCTTCCTGCAGCACGTCTCGACGCTGCCGATCGACATGAGCGCTCACGGCGTGCAGCGCACCTCGCTGGGAGCGGTGCTCGCCATCAACGGCATCGTGATCGTCCTCCTGCAGCCGTTCCTGGCGCCGTACCTTCAGCGCTGGAATCGTTCGTACGTGCTCGCGGTGGGCGCGTCACTGATCGGACTCGGATTCGGGCTCTACGCGCTCGCGCGCACGCCGGTCGGCTACGGGGTTGGCGTGCTGATCTGGACGCTGGGGGAGATCTGCGTGCTGCCGATCTCCAATGCGGTGGTCGGCGACATCGCGCCGTCGCACATGCGGGGCCGCTACCAGGGGGCCTACGGCCTCTCGTTCGGATTCTCGGGCCTGTGCGCTCCGCTGGTCGGCACGTTCGTGCTGCAACACTTCGGTGGCCACACGCTGTGGTGGAGCTGTCTCGCGGTCGGAGTGATCGCGGCGGTCGGACACCTGCTCCTCGCCCCGGCGCTCACGCGCCTGCGCGAGGAACGGATCGCTCAGCGAGCCACCAGCGGTTGA